AGCCTGCACCTCCACGGCCAGGGGACGCTGGCCGTCCACGGCCATAACTACCGCCGTGCCCGAAAGGCTCGCGTCGCGCTGGCCCAGAAAAAAGGTTGCGGGGTCGTCCACCACCTGCAGGCCACGGGCCGCCATGCGGAAGACCAGCAGCTCTTCGTTAGGGCCAAAGCGGTTCTTGAACACCCGCAGCAGACGGAACATCTGGCGGCGATCACCCTCCAGGGAAAGGACCGTATCCACCATATGCTCCAGCAGGCGCGGCCCGGCCAGCACGCCATCCTTGGTCACATGCCCCACCAGAATGAGAGTGCAGTCCGCGCGGCGGCAAAATTCCACCAAGGCCGTGGCCACGGCCCGCACCTGTGTGACGTTGCCGGGCAGGCCCTCGGCCTCCAGGCTGGTCAGGGTCTGGACGGAATCTACGATCAGCAAGGCGGGCGCGGCGGCCGTAGCCGCTTCCAGCACGTCTTCCACGCGAGAGGTGGCCAAGGCCAGCAGACGGGAGTCCAGCAAGCCCAGACGTTCGGCCCGGCCCCGAATCTGCGGCAAGGATTCCTCCCCGCTGGCATAGAGCGCTGTACGCCCCCCGGCCGCCACCATGCCCGCCACCTGCAGCAACAGGGTGGACTTGCCTATGCCCGGCTCCCCGCCCATGAGCAGTGCGGCTCCGGGCACCAAGCCCTTGCCCAGAATGCGGTCCAGCGGCGCAAGGCCGCTGCCGAAAGGCTCGTGCCCTTCGTCCGCCACGGCGTGCAGGGGTACGGCCCGACCGCCCACGCCCGCGACGCCTGTCCGGTGCGGCGTCCTAACGGCGGTCTTGGGCTGGGTCACAGCTTCAAGGGTATTCCACTCGTGGCAACTGGGGCACTGCCCGCGCCACTGCGTGGTCTGTGCCCCGCAGGAGGAACAGCGGTACACTTCACGTATTTTTGCCATGCCTCAAGCCTACGGAAAAAGTCCGGAACTGGCAAGGCGGCGCGGGTCAGACGGCAAGTCTTGCCGTCCCTAGATGTAGAGTGTCAATACGTTGTTCACCCTCGCTCCAATTTTGAAGCCGGAGGTTTCCTGCCAAGAGCCGTGTGAGGACGCGAATAATTGTAGTGATGCGTCCATATGGGCAAGTTGGCTGCCCTTTTCCATGAGTGGGTGTA
This portion of the Desulfovibrio legallii genome encodes:
- the radA gene encoding DNA repair protein RadA; the protein is MAKIREVYRCSSCGAQTTQWRGQCPSCHEWNTLEAVTQPKTAVRTPHRTGVAGVGGRAVPLHAVADEGHEPFGSGLAPLDRILGKGLVPGAALLMGGEPGIGKSTLLLQVAGMVAAGGRTALYASGEESLPQIRGRAERLGLLDSRLLALATSRVEDVLEAATAAAPALLIVDSVQTLTSLEAEGLPGNVTQVRAVATALVEFCRRADCTLILVGHVTKDGVLAGPRLLEHMVDTVLSLEGDRRQMFRLLRVFKNRFGPNEELLVFRMAARGLQVVDDPATFFLGQRDASLSGTAVVMAVDGQRPLAVEVQALVSRTFLSIPRRAALGFDVGRLHLLLAVLEKRLKLNFGQVDIYAKVGGGMKLTEPGLDLALVAAVLSSYYDVALPEKCVLWGEVDLNGQVRPVAAQDLRLKQARRLGFEPILHPAAGQGGVGTIAALQQRLFHRK